Proteins encoded in a region of the Phaenicophaeus curvirostris isolate KB17595 chromosome 1, BPBGC_Pcur_1.0, whole genome shotgun sequence genome:
- the LOC138726950 gene encoding suppressor of tumorigenicity 14 protein-like, with protein MLVLHYSFSPAFSVLYIGGSIEISNLTYTNDLNDPKSQQFLLQAEAIQNYFAKSYESSSWGKYYLKSIVVTFSEGESGLRAYYWNTFWAPQDIVASLKKLTPVEQKEICSKQAARMFSSSGEEDLDLVTMDLFVSDSAEYDVMLKSAVSFDLYAKPGNNRTLTLMNPKKSFYQWRLRVPSNYVVRLVVITLHGVTPESCASHHLSAYDFLLPLQNKIITRWCEPGAWTPVIRLTSSGNVMLLTFTLDQREESNILKAHFQAVPKIMCGGHYISWNGTLSSPYYPSYYPPNIDCSWIIKAPLPGYKLSLKILIIQIQDKSPGSSKCDKDWLEIDGVRYCKTLSENNRNREYGYSVAINFHSDELVTHRGFYIEYKAFSHTDRCNPEELNCGDGKCKRQYKTCKDDDSCGVESDENNCSYKSCSPYAYKCLNGKCLLKSNPECDGKRDCTDGSDEMSCACGRRQLKKNRIVGGEDARSGKWPWQASLQMGAHGHMCGATVISNKWLITAAHCFLDSESVRYSSPSGWRAYMGLHAINEKNSRVAMRSIKRIIVHPQYDQSISDYDIALLEMDSPVFFSELVQPICLPSTSRVFIYGTVCYVTGWGAIKENSQLAKTLQEARVKIINQSVCNKLYDDLITSRMLCAGNLNGGVDACQGDSGGPLACTGKGNRWYLAGIVSWGEGCARRNRPGVYTKVMALYDWIRQNTN; from the exons ATGCTAGTCCTGCACTATTCATTCT ctccagctttctctgttctttatATTGGTGGAAGCATAGAAATTTCTAATTTAACTTATACAAATGACCTGAATGATCCAAAGTCACAGCAATTCCTCCTGCAAGCAGAAGCAATCCAAAATTAT TTTGCAAAATCCTATGAGTCCTCCTCCTGGGGAAAATACTATTTGAAATCTATCGTGGTGACTTTCAG TGAAGGAGAGTCTGGACTTCGAGCTTACTACTGGAATACATTCTGGGCACCACAAGATATAGTTGCTTCTCTTAAAAAACTAACTCCAGTTgagcaaaaagaaatctgtagTAAGCAAGCAGCTCGCATGTTTAGTTCTTCTGGGGAGGAAGATTTGGATCTGGTCACAATGGACCTATTTG tttcagaTTCTGCAGAATATGATGTGATGCTAAAATCAG cagtaTCCTTTGACCTGTATGCCAAGCCAGGTAACAACAGGACTCTAACTCTGATGAATCCCAAAAAGTCTTTTTATCAATGGAGGCTCCGAGTTCCTTCTAACTATGTGGTGAGACTGGTAGTTATCACTTTGCATGGTGTCACTCCAGAGAGCTGTGCATCACACCACTTATCAGCATAcgatttccttcttcctttgcaGAACAAGATCATCACAAG ATGGTGTGAACCTGGTGCCTGGACTCCTGTTATACGTTTAACATCATCAGGTAATGTAATGTTGCTAACCTTCACACTGGaccaaagagaagaaagcaacatATTAAAAGCTCATTTTCAAGCTGTTCCTAAGATCA TGTGTGGTGGTCATTATATTTCCTGGAACGGGACACTGAGTTCCCCTTATTACCCAAGTTACTACCCACCAAACATTGATTGCAGCTGGATCATCAAA GCACCATTGCCTGGCTACAAGCTCTCATTGAAAATCCTCATAATACAAATTCAAGACAAATCTCCAGGGTCCAGTAAATGTGATAAAGATTGGTTAGAAATTGATGGAGTTAG ATACTGTAAAACTCTttcagaaaacaacagaaacagagaatatGGTTATTCTGTCGCAATCAACTTCCATTCTGATGAACTAGTCACCCACAGAGGGTTTTATATTGAGTACAAAGCCTTCAGTCACACAGACC GTTGTAATCCAGAAGAGTTGAACTGTGGTGATGGGAAGTGTAAGCGTCAGTATAAGACTTGTAAAGATGATGACAGCTGTGGGGTGGAAAGTGATGAAAACAACTGCT CCTACAAAAGCTGTTCCCCTTATGCATACAAATGCCTCAATGGAAAATGCTTGCTGAAATCAAATCCTGAGTGTGATGGGAAAAGAGACTGTACAGATGGATCTGATGAAATGAGCTGTG CTTGTGGAAGACGCCAgcttaagaaaaacagaatcgTTGGAGGTGAAGATGCAAGATCTGGAAAGTGGCCTTGGCAAGCAAGTTTACAGATGGGAGCCCATGGCCATATGTGTGGTGCAACTGTTATTTCCAATAAATGGCTCATAACTGCTGCGCATTGCTTCCTGGATTCTGAATCTGTGAG ATACTCCAGTCCATCAGGATGGAGAGCATATATGGGCCTACATGCTATTAATGAAAAGAACAGTCGTGTAGCTATGAGATCAATCAAAAGGATCATTGTCCATCCACAGTATGACCAATCTATCTCAGACTATGATATCGCCCTATTGGAAATGGATTCACCTGTATTCTTCAGTGAGCTGGTACAGCCCATTTGTTTACCCAGCACCTCTAGAGTATTTATTTATGGAACTGTCTGCTATGTAACTGGCTGGGGAGccataaaagaaaata gtCAACTTGCTAAAACACTGCAGGAAGCTCGAGTGAAAATAATTAACCAAAGTGTTTGCAACAAGCTGTATGATGATCTCATCACATCACGTATGTTGTGTGCTGGGAATCTTAATGGTGGTGTTGATGCATGCCAG GGAGATTCTGGAGGTCCCTTGGCCTGCACAGGAAAGGGAAATAGGTGGTACCTTGCTGGCATTGTGAGCTGGGGTGAAGGATGTGCTCGGCGCAATCGTCCTGGTGTATACACTAAGGTAATGGCACTTTATGACTGGATTCGTCAGAATACAAACTGA
- the C1H3orf52 gene encoding TPA-induced transmembrane protein → MSCLRACFRDRGLRTETEAMKRQSSGQEHEIIELQEDNVKESETDQDKPLNGQSRKERDHWKSCRKIVFWKCKLWMVITTIFLVFFLVILISLILYSNVYTDEDDYWDTDALLNTGNYRNFSGTLELMCGLPHLFSEDITKRLTDVYSSSPALGRYFRSAQVVHYSNASSIVFYQLEFSVPPSTEGFMENTMNPDFIRNVLRQNIYDEDDTFNPSTSECNTLKLDPTSLTLT, encoded by the exons ATGAGTTGCCTCCGTGCTTGCTTCAGAGACAGAGGTCTTCGCACAGAAACAGAAGCTATGAAAAGGCAAAGCTCTGGTCAGGAGCATGAGATTATTGAATTACAAGAAGATAACGTGAAGGAAAGTGAGACTGATCAGGATAAGCCTCTAAATGGCCAATCAAGAAAG GAGAGAGATCACTGGAAATCATGCAGGAAAATAGTTTTCTGGAAGTGTAAACTGTGGATGGTTATAACTACAATTTTTCTAGTATTCTTCCTGGTCATTCTCATCAGCCTAATTCTTTATTCTA ATGTTTACACAGATGAGGATGACTATTGGGATACTGATGCACTACTAAATACTGGAAATTATCGCAATTTTTCAGGAACATTGGAGTTAATGTGTGGTTTGCCACACCTTTTCTCTGAAGACATTACTAAGAGG ttAACAGATGTCTACAGTTCATCTCCAGCTCTAGGACGCTACTTTAGGTCAGCTCAGGTTGTTCATTACAG taatGCAAGCTCCATTGTATTTTATCAGCTAGAGTTTTCTGTACCACCATCAACAGAGGGGTTTATGGAAAACACAATGAACCCAGATTTTATAAGGAATGTTTTACGTCAAAATATTTATGATGAAGATGATACTTTCAATCCCAGCACATCTGAATGCAACACATTAAAGCTTGACCCAACTTCTCTCACATTAACAT AG